A genomic window from Algoriphagus sp. Y33 includes:
- a CDS encoding lantibiotic dehydratase — protein MSFLYRLPLFQFDHDNPSRIALHWDSILQAIKLSSTAFYNELEGKVYKDLDHRQRIKLRKYLLRGRFRPTPFGRFAGVGTGTWEKEILINFPIQTSEVNGKSPHGFEKQLESNPDRFLSNYHLVPGIYKRHKYYHALVFDTISRSWKGCKLPVNPLFEALIKTTSKEGINFNKFQQLLSTQLATPPTAQAKLLWEQVLDSGFLAPEYLFDNKQSGVDMVVKNRLKLPEGIREQLMEFINSAGSIFSKEESSYIRDFKNFFTTQFDDRYVCLSDLLSHTEFLAGQFLQPEKAGMDEDITPTILGNHERKSIDLKKFFAKKELQQEIHDVQILFRLDALGNPIIENMVCNRPFVYTGRFNRDPNIKDLSQQIKKSVYTDAETLYANVQLLEAAPIQHICNVENVFDYEITPFKSKTPKQLGFDELYLGIWENRIQLIHKYTGKQVIPVIMHPLNGEQITHPILRLLWEIAHHDRYRFLPYKHNILSQSPYCPQLKWGQLCLQSRKWKLNRDTLATPKELRQKLEDLEIPFHILAGHTDRELLLNPNNPDDLKILWQELQRDQTLTLSDPNWFPAGLFRAADSTAAYPQFVFQHSRPQLVKRSKLSFNPITHTHKNCLCFTLTINPTEIPEVLERLLHQMEEPQVSSLTPVWYYLLYGKNGATEIRLRLLDIAPIDKRTLLASFSEFFLQEDLNWKTASYFPETAKYGNSGLETSHLLFHLESIFLATKFQGILYLNYPPKYKEDLVVHLWRIIFFQSPYLSRVFSHLKEDVKSMPWDEVKTFKSCFEYASTFETLGFESEKYLELISSHEYFHSKEDSAIHLMSNHLHMMINRFFPLETQDYERRIRYRLYREIGKQVYAFQQPIQTLGNRILRKSPF, from the coding sequence ATGTCATTTCTATACCGGCTTCCGCTTTTCCAGTTTGACCATGATAATCCGTCACGCATAGCACTACATTGGGACAGCATTCTCCAGGCCATCAAACTTTCCTCAACTGCCTTTTATAATGAATTGGAAGGAAAAGTCTATAAAGACCTGGATCATAGACAAAGAATCAAACTCAGAAAATACCTGTTGAGAGGCCGCTTCCGCCCTACCCCATTCGGTAGATTTGCAGGGGTGGGTACTGGAACCTGGGAAAAGGAAATATTGATAAATTTCCCTATTCAGACATCCGAAGTTAATGGAAAGAGCCCTCATGGATTTGAAAAGCAGCTTGAATCAAACCCAGATCGGTTCCTGTCAAATTACCACCTGGTTCCAGGGATCTACAAAAGACATAAATACTATCATGCCTTGGTTTTTGACACTATTAGCCGTAGTTGGAAAGGATGCAAGCTTCCGGTCAACCCCCTATTTGAGGCCTTGATCAAAACAACTTCCAAAGAGGGGATAAACTTCAATAAGTTTCAGCAGTTGCTTAGCACACAGCTAGCCACACCCCCTACAGCGCAGGCAAAGCTACTGTGGGAACAGGTCCTTGATTCCGGTTTTTTAGCGCCGGAATACTTATTTGACAATAAGCAGTCAGGGGTGGACATGGTAGTGAAAAACAGATTAAAGTTACCTGAGGGCATCAGGGAACAATTGATGGAATTCATCAATTCAGCTGGAAGTATTTTTTCTAAGGAGGAAAGCTCTTACATCAGGGATTTCAAGAACTTTTTCACAACTCAATTTGATGACCGATACGTCTGCCTCAGCGATCTCTTGAGTCATACCGAGTTTCTAGCCGGGCAGTTTCTTCAACCGGAAAAAGCAGGTATGGATGAGGATATTACCCCAACTATTCTGGGAAATCATGAGCGGAAATCCATAGACTTGAAGAAGTTCTTTGCCAAAAAAGAACTGCAGCAGGAGATCCATGATGTACAGATTCTCTTTCGCCTAGATGCTCTGGGAAATCCAATCATAGAAAATATGGTCTGTAACCGACCCTTTGTCTATACCGGGAGATTCAACAGGGATCCGAACATCAAAGACCTATCTCAGCAGATCAAAAAGAGTGTATATACCGATGCTGAGACCCTCTATGCAAATGTCCAGCTTTTGGAAGCAGCACCTATCCAGCATATCTGTAATGTGGAGAATGTCTTTGACTATGAAATCACACCATTTAAATCCAAGACCCCAAAACAGCTGGGTTTTGATGAGCTCTACCTTGGAATCTGGGAAAACCGTATCCAACTGATTCATAAATATACCGGCAAGCAAGTAATCCCGGTCATCATGCATCCCCTGAATGGTGAGCAGATCACCCATCCTATCCTACGGTTACTTTGGGAAATAGCCCACCATGACAGGTATAGATTTTTACCTTATAAGCACAACATCCTTTCCCAATCCCCTTATTGCCCACAATTGAAGTGGGGTCAACTATGCCTTCAGAGTAGAAAATGGAAGCTGAACAGAGATACATTAGCCACACCGAAAGAACTCCGACAGAAATTAGAAGATCTGGAGATTCCCTTCCATATACTGGCTGGGCATACTGACAGGGAACTTTTGCTAAACCCCAACAATCCGGATGATTTAAAAATACTTTGGCAGGAACTTCAACGTGACCAAACCCTTACCCTGAGCGACCCGAATTGGTTTCCAGCAGGCCTGTTCCGTGCAGCAGACAGTACAGCTGCCTATCCCCAGTTTGTGTTCCAACACTCCCGACCACAGCTTGTCAAGAGATCAAAATTGTCATTCAATCCCATTACCCATACCCATAAAAACTGTCTTTGCTTCACCCTCACTATAAACCCTACTGAAATCCCGGAAGTTTTAGAGCGCCTGCTCCATCAGATGGAAGAGCCTCAGGTCAGCTCCCTGACACCCGTCTGGTATTATCTTCTCTATGGAAAAAACGGAGCCACAGAAATCCGCTTACGCCTTCTGGATATAGCCCCGATTGATAAAAGGACACTTCTAGCCTCATTCTCTGAATTCTTTTTACAAGAAGACCTGAACTGGAAAACAGCTTCCTATTTTCCGGAAACAGCCAAATACGGAAATTCAGGATTAGAAACCTCACACCTGCTTTTTCATCTAGAATCTATATTTCTGGCAACCAAATTCCAAGGAATTTTATATCTGAACTATCCACCCAAGTATAAAGAAGACCTTGTTGTCCACTTATGGAGGATCATTTTTTTCCAATCCCCCTACCTTTCCCGAGTATTCTCCCATCTCAAAGAAGATGTGAAAAGTATGCCTTGGGATGAGGTAAAGACATTTAAATCCTGCTTTGAATACGCATCCACTTTTGAAACCCTAGGTTTTGAATCAGAAAAGTACCTTGAACTCATTAGCTCCCATGAATATTTTCACAGCAAGGAAGATTCAGCAATCCACCTAATGTCCAACCACCTACACATGATGATCAACAGATTCTTTCCATTGGAAACCCAGGATTATGAGCGGAGGATCCGCTATAGGCTTTATAGGGAAATAGGGAAACAAGTCTATGCATTTCAACAGCCTATTCAAACGCTAGGTAACCGAATACTCAGAAAAAGTCCCTTTTAA
- a CDS encoding LytTR family DNA-binding domain-containing protein yields the protein MEKRYKVGLIDDEEHILDILIQEISMLPDFEVGFSTVDPVMGLGYLQEGKADILITDILMPELGGLEISRKLIDSGIPVIICSGHSRYASQGYKVEALDFLVKPPETIELTEALEKAKKKMDTLYWVRKELEGNIRVISDKLGYRHQVFNPSQILYMEQQNKISIVKLDDGSEFTMHYSFMESMGKLRSRYMVRVHQSFAVNILKIRKLHPEECELVSGDMITMSRTYKDEVRRIFDNRRIN from the coding sequence ATGGAAAAACGATACAAAGTAGGTCTGATTGACGATGAAGAACATATCTTGGATATTCTGATCCAAGAAATATCCATGCTACCCGACTTTGAGGTGGGATTTTCAACAGTAGATCCGGTGATGGGATTGGGATACCTACAGGAGGGAAAGGCGGACATCCTGATTACCGATATTTTGATGCCTGAACTGGGGGGACTTGAAATATCCAGAAAATTGATCGATTCAGGAATTCCGGTGATTATCTGTTCCGGACATTCCAGGTATGCTTCGCAGGGGTACAAAGTGGAAGCACTTGATTTTTTGGTGAAACCACCTGAAACCATTGAATTGACTGAGGCACTGGAAAAGGCAAAGAAGAAAATGGATACACTCTACTGGGTTAGAAAAGAGTTGGAAGGAAACATTCGGGTGATAAGCGATAAACTCGGCTACAGGCATCAGGTGTTTAATCCCTCACAAATCTTATACATGGAACAGCAGAATAAAATATCCATTGTAAAACTGGATGACGGAAGTGAATTTACAATGCACTATTCCTTCATGGAAAGTATGGGAAAGCTCCGCTCCAGGTATATGGTCAGGGTACACCAATCATTTGCGGTAAATATCCTCAAGATAAGAAAACTACATCCTGAGGAATGTGAGCTCGTCTCTGGGGATATGATCACTATGAGCAGAACCTACAAGGATGAGGTGAGACGGATTTTTGACAACAGAAGGATTAATTAA
- a CDS encoding histidine kinase: METSNSKMIPDQLGVKGRVLGVIDMLFKPTLYPLYLLFLIFLLYAFVDLVATFIEFGEVDGWLMAQYHFIAGYLICSLYFKLVLPEFINHKRRIRAVFYFLLLFSSLVAVKLLVHNVFLGTLSLSKSFLVIEFTRLFHFLILTSVVWAYYNNLELGKSKYAVEINHEKLKVMHRSMQLSSHFVLNSLSIYQSKIIKLSPDLAREFSHLTSLLRYSFKELGEPNFLNEEVKAVGKYLQIQSMRFPQLSLHAAIDVPSIADKLPMPKMCLLTLVENVFFHGDYTDTNHPCKIEFLLVQEDLTAGWVFKVNITNKVQNRGIKPRSGFGSSSVFRVLGHEFGDGFHYRVESDESNYSLLLRIHYGKTIQSRSD, translated from the coding sequence ATGGAAACTAGTAATTCTAAGATGATCCCTGACCAGTTAGGTGTAAAGGGCAGGGTTTTAGGTGTAATTGACATGCTGTTCAAGCCTACCCTATACCCCCTCTATTTACTTTTCCTGATATTTCTTTTGTATGCATTCGTTGATCTGGTTGCCACCTTTATAGAATTCGGTGAGGTTGACGGATGGTTGATGGCCCAATACCATTTTATAGCGGGATACCTGATTTGTTCCTTATATTTTAAACTGGTACTCCCTGAGTTTATTAACCATAAAAGAAGGATTCGTGCGGTGTTTTACTTTCTGCTACTATTTTCCAGTTTAGTAGCTGTGAAACTGCTGGTACATAATGTTTTCCTGGGTACACTTTCACTATCCAAAAGTTTCCTTGTCATTGAATTCACCCGCTTATTTCATTTTTTAATTTTAACCTCGGTGGTCTGGGCCTATTATAATAATCTTGAACTAGGGAAGAGTAAGTATGCCGTGGAAATCAATCATGAAAAGTTGAAGGTAATGCACCGGTCTATGCAACTCAGTTCCCATTTTGTCTTGAATTCTTTGAGTATCTACCAGTCTAAAATTATCAAACTGTCGCCGGACTTGGCGAGAGAATTTTCCCATTTGACTTCCTTACTCAGGTATAGTTTCAAGGAATTAGGTGAACCTAATTTCCTGAATGAAGAAGTAAAAGCAGTGGGAAAATACCTTCAAATCCAGAGCATGAGATTTCCACAGCTTTCTTTACATGCAGCTATAGATGTGCCTTCTATAGCCGACAAGCTTCCTATGCCCAAGATGTGTCTACTTACCTTGGTTGAGAACGTGTTTTTCCATGGAGATTACACAGATACGAACCATCCCTGCAAAATTGAATTCCTGCTTGTTCAGGAGGATTTAACAGCGGGTTGGGTGTTCAAAGTCAACATCACCAACAAAGTCCAAAACAGGGGGATAAAGCCCCGGTCAGGATTTGGTTCCTCCTCTGTTTTCCGTGTGTTGGGACATGAATTCGGGGATGGATTCCATTACAGGGTAGAATCAGATGAGTCGAATTATTCCTTACTACTAAGAATACATTATGGAAAAACGATACAAAGTAGGTCTGATTGA
- a CDS encoding MauE/DoxX family redox-associated membrane protein has translation MDKLSKLPSALLILLWIYTGLDKLLRFGASRDAFHNQTFPGELAEVLAYAVPTVELLIAGLLLFSVSRWWGYLSSILLLTVFTTYVGLIWVGAFPRVPCNCAGILNSLGWAEHFVLNMICIGIAIWGLRFEELIRLKDLKIEKLED, from the coding sequence ATGGACAAGCTATCAAAATTACCTTCAGCCCTTTTAATCCTGCTATGGATCTATACAGGACTGGACAAACTCCTAAGGTTTGGGGCAAGCAGGGATGCCTTTCACAACCAGACCTTTCCTGGGGAACTGGCGGAAGTGCTGGCCTACGCAGTCCCAACTGTAGAGTTGCTGATCGCCGGGCTCCTACTCTTTTCTGTCAGCAGATGGTGGGGATATCTCTCAAGTATTCTCCTCCTCACCGTCTTTACCACTTATGTGGGCCTGATCTGGGTAGGAGCATTTCCGAGGGTGCCGTGCAACTGCGCAGGAATTCTCAACAGTTTGGGTTGGGCGGAGCATTTCGTGTTAAATATGATTTGTATTGGAATAGCTATTTGGGGATTACGATTTGAAGAGTTGATTCGATTGAAAGATTTGAAGATTGAAAAATTGGAAGATTAG
- a CDS encoding DUF6520 family protein, with protein sequence MKSLKNLLPALGLVFGATLAMAMNFANDPTERYAEDPAPGPEIWYNLAGVTPGPETYVCDELKNEDCSFEMPDKNSTPVEEGEFIITGELDSFVK encoded by the coding sequence ATGAAATCACTTAAAAACCTGCTCCCAGCACTAGGATTAGTGTTCGGGGCAACCCTGGCCATGGCCATGAATTTTGCCAATGATCCCACCGAGCGATATGCTGAAGATCCTGCCCCAGGGCCAGAGATCTGGTACAATTTGGCTGGCGTAACCCCAGGTCCTGAAACCTATGTCTGTGATGAATTGAAAAACGAGGATTGTTCTTTCGAAATGCCAGATAAAAACAGTACTCCAGTAGAAGAAGGTGAATTCATCATTACCGGTGAACTTGACTCATTTGTAAAATAA
- a CDS encoding RagB/SusD family nutrient uptake outer membrane protein: MKTHYIKVLLVLFGFIAQSCSEFLDAKPNQALVVPASLDDFQALLDAEQRGMNSFPIIGMISSDDLVFGEGLIQRLSFNLTATYFWEKELYMADDSDANWSSPYNKISYANVVLDGLNGYETQNQVEEQRKLELEASAMFYRAMGHFEVLLHFAEPFDPVMDDQLGIPIRLTSDVNIKVGRSTMVESFNQIISDLEYSSRVLNDKPTIATRPSKWAAFAMLGRVYLTMHNYEQAYEYSKKALQIDDTLMDYKSLDSDLPYSFEIFNPEVIFYQRQLSSTFTTNAENMVNPDLVSLYDSSDLRLTYFLIEGREEGVYNFRGNYTGDFYNFGGIATDEVILNYAESANRLGMDTDALEKLNYLLEHRMESGYNAVEGLYDVNLLKKIVEERRKELLYRGIRWWDLKRHNKYPELAVTLRREFNEGGALLEPDDPRYTFMIPPAEINLNPMPQNQR, translated from the coding sequence ATGAAAACTCATTATATAAAAGTCCTGCTTGTGCTTTTTGGGTTCATTGCCCAATCATGCTCCGAATTTCTAGATGCCAAACCTAATCAGGCCTTGGTGGTCCCTGCCTCATTGGATGACTTCCAGGCTTTACTGGATGCTGAGCAGCGCGGAATGAACTCTTTCCCAATAATAGGAATGATAAGCTCCGATGACCTTGTTTTTGGAGAAGGACTCATCCAGAGACTTTCCTTTAATTTGACGGCTACGTATTTCTGGGAAAAAGAACTTTATATGGCGGACGATTCAGATGCGAACTGGTCATCCCCTTATAATAAAATATCTTATGCCAATGTGGTATTGGATGGATTGAACGGGTATGAGACTCAAAATCAGGTTGAAGAACAGCGCAAACTGGAACTTGAGGCATCTGCCATGTTTTACAGGGCTATGGGACATTTTGAAGTACTGCTGCATTTTGCTGAGCCTTTTGATCCTGTAATGGACGACCAGTTGGGCATACCTATCCGGTTGACCTCAGATGTGAATATTAAAGTAGGCCGATCTACCATGGTGGAATCTTTTAATCAGATTATCAGCGATCTGGAATATTCCTCACGGGTACTGAATGATAAACCTACCATTGCAACCCGTCCATCAAAATGGGCAGCATTTGCCATGTTAGGCAGGGTCTATCTGACCATGCATAATTATGAACAGGCTTACGAATACTCAAAAAAGGCTTTGCAAATTGACGATACATTGATGGATTATAAGAGCCTAGATTCAGATTTGCCTTATTCATTTGAAATTTTCAATCCTGAAGTCATTTTTTACCAGCGGCAACTTAGTTCCACATTTACCACCAATGCGGAGAACATGGTTAATCCCGATTTGGTAAGTCTTTATGACAGCAGTGATTTAAGGCTGACCTATTTTTTAATAGAAGGTAGAGAGGAGGGCGTTTATAATTTCCGGGGCAACTATACGGGGGATTTCTACAACTTTGGCGGCATTGCCACGGATGAAGTTATTCTCAATTATGCAGAGAGTGCAAACAGGTTAGGCATGGATACTGACGCATTGGAAAAATTAAACTATTTATTGGAGCACAGAATGGAGTCTGGATACAATGCTGTTGAAGGATTGTATGATGTAAATTTACTCAAGAAAATAGTGGAGGAAAGGAGGAAAGAATTGCTCTACAGAGGAATACGTTGGTGGGATTTAAAGCGACATAACAAATATCCTGAACTTGCGGTCACATTAAGGCGTGAATTCAACGAGGGGGGGGCACTATTGGAGCCGGATGATCCACGGTACACATTCATGATTCCTCCTGCGGAGATAAACCTGAACCCGATGCCGCAAAACCAAAGATGA
- a CDS encoding SusC/RagA family TonB-linked outer membrane protein: MKTFSLFLILILSSLVSFSQTEMRIMEGRITASEDKSALPGVTIMVKGTSNGTVSNEEGKFRLSVPEGDVLLVFSFIGYESLDYVVSAGQSYLEVALQEKDIDLEGVTIVSTGFQELPLERTTGSFVGINKELIERRVSTNIIDRLEDVTPGLVFNRDRPNLASGESISIRGTATLISSSEPLIVVDNLAYDGPLSSINPNDVESITVLKDAAAASIWGARAGNGVIVITTKKGAFDKPMRVEFNSNVTYIQEPDLFYYPTMTIGSLVDKQTDLYEQGYYNSQLNNIRNPVVNPLAEAFYAHEQGLISSGELEGIVGTLRNSDLRRDRKEYLTRPAVNQQYSLNISGGSAAYNYQVSAGWDKNRGSEVTVDNSRITLSTRQNWKIWKERLQFGVGGFYVQSGSNSAVPSTSSLNPYDRLADENGDHLSVYSDYSIRFKQQMADQLALDWNYVPLDEIGLTPTTTRSKDLRLFLQTDYSILEGLDLSVNYQYWTNRRTSDNYNPVESYLARNLINSLTEIGEDNQLIHHVPMGGILNQNNTQAYSHNLRGQLSYGRTWENHRINAFVGGEFKDQESESYGMRSYGYNAENGTSLPVDYLTRRTNIATGRMENVPFTESFGGITTRFVSYFGNLGYSYQGRYLLNASARKDASNLFGVNTNQKSVPLWSVGTGWILSEESYLKGGFIDFLKLRLSYGYNGNTNPNATALTTANSYAGAQNLLTYLPYLGIRTPPNPELRWERIKITNAGVDFELLGSRLSGSVEYYDKQGLDLLGQIPLFPSSGFSSATLNYAATHTKGWDIVLNSVNTKGSLRWETSLFLSLLKEEVTEIENEPTATQLIDYSPSSPTPALGKPLFSIFSFPFAGLQPSDGAPMGIVEGVASTDYATIYSEATPDNIQFHGSGRPTKFGAIRNTISYKGWSLSANISYRLGYYFRRPSVDFDQINRGGFGHADYERRWQQPGDELTTQVPSDPAKVDAFKTHFYLSSSATVEKGDHIRLQDVRLSYKLAPKNTRTALFRTFEAYCYLNNLGILWKASDKVEDPDYLLSPALFSSAIGFRASF, translated from the coding sequence ATGAAGACTTTCAGTTTATTCTTAATTCTAATACTCAGTAGTTTAGTCTCATTTTCCCAGACAGAAATGAGGATAATGGAAGGGCGGATCACCGCCTCAGAAGATAAGTCGGCTCTTCCGGGGGTCACAATTATGGTGAAGGGAACCTCTAACGGCACAGTTTCCAATGAGGAGGGGAAGTTTCGCCTTTCTGTACCAGAGGGTGATGTGCTGTTGGTTTTTAGCTTTATCGGATATGAATCACTGGACTATGTGGTTTCTGCTGGACAATCCTATCTGGAGGTGGCATTGCAGGAAAAGGACATTGATTTAGAAGGGGTGACCATCGTATCAACGGGCTTCCAGGAGCTCCCTTTGGAACGTACCACCGGATCATTTGTGGGAATCAACAAGGAACTCATTGAACGCAGGGTGTCCACCAATATCATAGACCGGTTGGAGGATGTAACACCTGGACTGGTTTTTAACAGGGACAGGCCCAATCTGGCAAGTGGAGAGAGCATCTCCATCAGGGGAACTGCTACCTTGATCTCATCCAGTGAGCCGCTAATAGTAGTGGACAACCTGGCTTACGATGGACCACTTTCCAGCATCAATCCCAATGACGTGGAGAGCATTACCGTTCTCAAGGATGCGGCGGCTGCTTCTATCTGGGGAGCTAGGGCAGGAAACGGGGTCATCGTGATAACTACCAAAAAGGGTGCATTTGATAAGCCTATGAGGGTGGAGTTTAATTCAAATGTAACCTACATACAGGAACCGGATCTGTTCTATTATCCTACCATGACTATTGGGTCCTTGGTAGATAAGCAGACAGACCTTTATGAACAAGGCTACTATAACAGCCAGCTTAACAATATCCGTAATCCTGTAGTCAACCCACTGGCAGAAGCTTTTTATGCCCATGAGCAGGGGTTGATTTCAAGCGGGGAGCTGGAAGGGATTGTCGGGACGCTCAGAAATTCCGACCTACGGAGGGATAGGAAGGAATACCTGACACGTCCGGCGGTCAACCAGCAATATTCCTTGAATATTTCAGGTGGCTCAGCAGCGTATAACTATCAGGTCAGTGCTGGTTGGGATAAGAACCGGGGATCAGAAGTCACTGTGGACAATTCGAGGATTACGCTTTCGACAAGGCAGAACTGGAAAATATGGAAGGAGAGGTTGCAATTCGGAGTAGGGGGATTTTACGTTCAGTCAGGATCCAATTCCGCTGTTCCGTCAACTTCCAGTCTTAATCCATATGACCGGCTTGCTGATGAAAACGGCGATCACCTCTCTGTTTACAGTGATTACAGCATCAGGTTCAAACAACAGATGGCAGACCAGCTCGCATTGGACTGGAATTATGTTCCCCTGGATGAAATAGGACTTACACCGACAACGACCCGTTCCAAAGACCTGAGGCTTTTCCTTCAGACTGACTATAGTATCCTTGAAGGACTGGATTTATCGGTCAATTATCAGTACTGGACCAACCGTAGGACTTCGGATAATTACAATCCGGTGGAATCTTACTTAGCAAGGAATCTCATCAATTCATTGACAGAGATCGGCGAAGACAACCAGCTGATCCATCATGTGCCCATGGGTGGGATACTGAACCAAAACAATACACAGGCATACAGCCATAACCTAAGAGGACAACTAAGTTATGGTAGGACTTGGGAGAACCATCGCATCAATGCTTTTGTGGGAGGGGAATTTAAGGATCAGGAGAGTGAAAGCTATGGGATGAGATCTTACGGGTATAATGCCGAAAACGGAACCTCCCTCCCTGTTGATTATCTGACAAGAAGGACAAATATTGCTACTGGGAGAATGGAAAATGTTCCATTCACTGAGAGCTTTGGTGGAATCACGACCCGGTTTGTATCCTATTTTGGAAATCTGGGGTATAGCTACCAAGGCAGATACCTGCTGAATGCCAGTGCCAGAAAAGATGCCTCCAATCTCTTCGGAGTCAATACAAATCAAAAAAGTGTACCACTCTGGTCCGTTGGTACGGGATGGATACTTTCTGAGGAAAGCTATCTAAAGGGAGGCTTTATAGACTTTCTCAAACTTAGATTGAGTTATGGATACAATGGAAATACCAATCCAAATGCGACTGCACTAACTACCGCTAACAGCTATGCAGGGGCTCAAAACCTGTTGACTTATCTTCCATATCTGGGAATACGTACCCCTCCAAATCCGGAATTGAGGTGGGAGCGTATCAAAATAACCAATGCGGGGGTGGATTTTGAACTTTTGGGATCCCGTCTGTCGGGTTCGGTGGAATACTATGACAAGCAGGGGCTTGATCTGTTGGGGCAGATCCCTTTGTTCCCCTCTTCTGGGTTCAGTAGCGCAACATTGAATTATGCCGCCACGCATACCAAAGGCTGGGATATCGTACTGAATTCTGTCAATACCAAAGGATCACTGAGATGGGAGACTTCTTTGTTTTTAAGTTTGTTGAAAGAGGAGGTGACCGAGATTGAAAATGAACCAACCGCCACACAGCTGATTGATTATTCCCCATCATCGCCGACTCCTGCCTTGGGAAAGCCATTGTTCTCTATTTTCAGTTTTCCGTTTGCCGGGCTACAGCCTTCGGACGGGGCTCCTATGGGCATAGTAGAAGGGGTAGCCAGCACGGATTATGCGACAATTTACAGTGAGGCCACACCGGATAACATACAGTTTCATGGCAGTGGACGTCCTACCAAATTTGGGGCTATACGCAATACAATAAGCTACAAAGGATGGAGCCTGTCCGCAAATATTTCGTACAGGCTGGGTTATTATTTCCGACGTCCTTCTGTGGATTTTGACCAGATCAATAGGGGAGGGTTTGGCCATGCCGATTATGAAAGGCGCTGGCAACAGCCCGGAGACGAGCTTACCACACAGGTCCCTTCAGATCCGGCAAAAGTGGATGCCTTCAAAACACATTTCTACCTCAGCAGTAGTGCAACGGTGGAAAAGGGTGATCACATTCGGTTGCAGGATGTTAGATTGTCCTACAAGTTAGCTCCTAAAAATACCCGTACGGCACTTTTCAGGACATTTGAAGCCTACTGCTACCTCAACAACCTTGGTATTCTATGGAAAGCGAGTGATAAGGTAGAAGACCCTGATTACCTTTTAAGCCCTGCCTTGTTCTCATCAGCCATAGGCTTCCGCGCCTCATTCTAA